The Mesorhizobium huakuii genome has a segment encoding these proteins:
- the crcB gene encoding fluoride efflux transporter CrcB, producing MSFTNCLVVMAGGAIGTLARYLVSFLALPISGQLPWGTIIINITGSLLIGFFGTITLANGRFPVSEPLRLFVMIGVCGGYTTFSSFSLQTLDLIRAGGATRAALNIGLSVALCIGAVAIGHLIASRLNGGAMQIAQINLEEEA from the coding sequence ATGTCTTTTACGAATTGCCTTGTGGTCATGGCCGGGGGTGCGATCGGCACCTTGGCGCGCTATCTGGTGTCATTCCTGGCGCTGCCCATCAGCGGCCAGCTGCCTTGGGGCACCATCATCATCAACATCACCGGCTCGCTGCTGATCGGGTTTTTCGGCACGATTACCTTGGCCAACGGGCGGTTTCCGGTGTCCGAACCGCTGCGCCTGTTCGTGATGATAGGCGTCTGCGGCGGCTACACGACGTTTTCATCGTTCAGCCTGCAGACCCTCGACCTGATCCGCGCCGGCGGCGCGACTCGGGCGGCCTTAAACATCGGCCTGTCGGTGGCGTTGTGCATTGGCGCGGTGGCGATCGGCCACCTGATTGCATCCCGCCTCAATGGCGGCGCCATGCAGATTGCGCAAATCAACCTGGAAGAAGAAGCTTAA
- a CDS encoding IS5 family transposase, producing the protein MPYKHNADRRHHVGKMTFRVTNWRDYEAGLRRRGSLTLWVTPEALAGWRAPRRKTRGGQARYSDLAIETALTLGCVFAMRLRQTEGLLHSLLDLMGLKVPVPDHTTLSRRAQKWEPSARRNPPQPDGPLHVLVDSTGLKVYGAGQWLEQKHGARSRRNWRKLHLAVDAKSGAIIAQRLTDQDTDDPSQVAPLLDQIDGEIDQFTADGAYDGKPTYQSILQHSATANIVIPPRSTAVESSDAGPPGQRDKHIAAIASDGRLKWQAATGYGKRALSETAIGRYKGLIGRRLRARSLPAQQTEVAIGCIVLNRMLAWARPESIRRQVTQA; encoded by the coding sequence ATGCCGTACAAACACAACGCAGATCGTCGTCATCACGTCGGAAAGATGACATTCAGGGTGACGAATTGGCGTGACTACGAAGCAGGTCTGCGCCGGCGTGGTAGCCTGACCTTATGGGTAACGCCGGAGGCACTGGCGGGATGGCGCGCTCCGCGACGCAAGACCCGCGGCGGCCAAGCCCGGTATTCCGATCTCGCCATTGAGACAGCGCTGACGCTGGGTTGCGTCTTCGCAATGCGGCTGCGCCAGACCGAGGGATTGCTTCACTCGCTGCTGGATCTCATGGGGCTGAAAGTCCCAGTTCCAGATCATACGACGCTGAGCCGTCGGGCACAGAAGTGGGAGCCATCAGCCCGACGAAACCCGCCGCAGCCGGACGGCCCGCTGCATGTGCTTGTCGATAGCACGGGATTGAAAGTCTACGGCGCCGGGCAATGGCTGGAGCAGAAACATGGCGCCAGATCACGTCGCAACTGGCGCAAGCTGCATCTGGCAGTGGATGCCAAAAGTGGCGCGATCATTGCCCAAAGGCTGACAGATCAGGACACGGATGATCCTTCCCAGGTGGCACCGCTGCTCGATCAGATCGACGGCGAGATCGACCAGTTCACAGCCGACGGAGCCTATGACGGCAAGCCAACCTATCAGTCTATCCTGCAGCACAGCGCAACCGCGAACATCGTCATTCCACCGCGTTCCACGGCGGTGGAAAGCAGTGATGCCGGACCGCCTGGTCAAAGGGACAAGCACATTGCCGCAATCGCAAGCGACGGTCGGCTGAAATGGCAGGCAGCCACCGGCTACGGCAAGCGGGCGCTGAGCGAAACGGCCATCGGACGATACAAGGGGCTGATCGGACGGCGCCTGCGAGCACGCTCTCTTCCGGCTCAACAGACCGAGGTTGCCATCGGTTGCATCGTTCTCAACCGCATGCTGGCATGGGCACGCCCGGAGTCTATCCGGCGTCAAGTCACGCAGGCATAA